DNA sequence from the Candidatus Fluviicola riflensis genome:
ACGAAGTTAAGATTTATCTTACAAAAGGAAGCTATGGATTGGACGCACTCTGGATCAGAAGGAACTCAGAAACTGAAAACTCAATAACTCACAAGACTGTTATAAGTTCCAGATTTCCCAAGCCTTATTTGCCTGTTCTTTCAGCATGGAAAGTCCATTGAGGATTGTTGCTCCTGCTTCAGCACTTTGCGCCAGGAAATGTGTTTGAGCGGGATTGTAGATCAAATCGATGACCAAATGCTCTTCGGTAAGGTATTCGAACGGAAAAGGAACACTTTCATTTACATTCGGGAACGTGCCGACCGGCGTGCAATTCACAATCACTTTGCAGGCATTCAGCATATGTTGATTGATGTCGGAATACCCGAATTGTTTTGGTCCAGCGGGATTTCTTGAAGCGTAGATCACATCCAACCCGATGGATTCAAAAACATACGCAACCGCTTTGGAAGCTCCGCCAGTTCCCAGGATAAGTGCACGTTCATGTTTGTTGGTCAAAAATGGTTTGATCGATTGGTGAAACCCGAATGCGTCGGTGTTGTACCCGATCGTTTTTCCGTTACGAAAGGCAATAACGTTTACCGCTCCGATGGCTTTTGCTTCGTCGGAAAGCTCGTCCAGATATGGGATCACGTCTTCTTTATAGGGAATCGTCACATTCAATCCGGCGAAAGAACCGGAAGCCAAAACGGGCCTTACTTCTGCGATTTCAGGAATTTCAATATTCTCGTAAACGGCTGAAATGCTTTCCTGCTGAAACTTTTCGGTGAAAAACACTTTGGAAAAAGAATGCCCCAATTGTTTTCCGATCAATCCGAATTTACGCATGTTTCTTACCGAATTTAGCGCGTGCAAAGCTGATGATCATTGGTAAAATGGAGATGAAAATGATTCCCAAACACACTTTTTCAATGTTGTTTTTGATCCAATCCACATTCCCAAGGAAATAACCGGCAAGGGTTAAGCTGAAAATCCAGAGAAAACCTCCGACCACAT
Encoded proteins:
- the aroE gene encoding shikimate dehydrogenase (AroE; catalyzes the conversion of shikimate to 3-dehydroshikimate); its protein translation is MRKFGLIGKQLGHSFSKVFFTEKFQQESISAVYENIEIPEIAEVRPVLASGSFAGLNVTIPYKEDVIPYLDELSDEAKAIGAVNVIAFRNGKTIGYNTDAFGFHQSIKPFLTNKHERALILGTGGASKAVAYVFESIGLDVIYASRNPAGPKQFGYSDINQHMLNACKVIVNCTPVGTFPNVNESVPFPFEYLTEEHLVIDLIYNPAQTHFLAQSAEAGATILNGLSMLKEQANKAWEIWNL